In a single window of the Pontibacter russatus genome:
- a CDS encoding DinB family protein, giving the protein MEGVDDDLLNTPQAGGKWSIAQHIAHSLLVAKKAMQYVQHKLAQQDNLRPVALSHPIRSLLLKLALHSGKRY; this is encoded by the coding sequence TTGGAGGGTGTCGATGATGACTTGCTGAATACCCCGCAGGCGGGAGGCAAATGGTCTATCGCCCAGCACATCGCCCATTCACTGCTCGTAGCCAAGAAGGCGATGCAGTACGTACAGCATAAACTGGCGCAACAGGATAATCTCCGGCCCGTTGCCCTCTCCCACCCTATCAGGTCGTTGCTGCTCAAACTCGCGCTGCATTCAGGAAAGCGGTACTAA
- a CDS encoding class I SAM-dependent methyltransferase, translating to MKNDPMGAAMLDYLNGDADAGVVVISSLTEDDVMPAYYLFRDVAEMPELELLALEACRGNTLDVGAGAGSHSLALQEQGKEVTAVDFSAGAAEVMRRRGVRQVLHQDVLELKNGQYDTLLLLMNGIGIAGNLMGLVRFLKHLRTLLKPGGQILLESSDILYMYEDEDGSVLLDLNAGYYGEVKYNMTYKDHETGWFNWLFIDAAILEDYAVEEGFEFELLYEGEHGNYLARLWLS from the coding sequence ATGAAAAACGATCCCATGGGAGCCGCCATGCTCGATTACCTGAACGGCGATGCCGATGCCGGGGTGGTGGTGATCAGCAGTCTGACAGAGGATGATGTGATGCCGGCTTATTACCTGTTCAGGGATGTGGCGGAGATGCCCGAACTGGAACTGCTGGCGCTGGAGGCTTGCCGTGGCAACACACTGGACGTGGGGGCCGGGGCGGGTAGCCACAGCCTGGCGCTGCAGGAGCAGGGCAAGGAGGTGACAGCCGTCGATTTCTCCGCAGGGGCGGCCGAGGTGATGCGGCGGCGGGGCGTGCGGCAGGTGCTGCACCAGGATGTGCTGGAACTGAAAAACGGTCAGTACGACACGCTCCTGCTGCTGATGAACGGCATCGGCATCGCGGGCAACCTGATGGGGCTTGTCCGCTTCCTGAAGCACCTCAGAACGCTACTGAAGCCAGGTGGCCAGATTTTGCTGGAGTCTTCGGATATTTTATATATGTATGAAGACGAGGACGGCTCGGTGCTCCTCGACCTGAACGCAGGCTATTATGGCGAGGTGAAATACAATATGACCTACAAAGACCACGAGACCGGCTGGTTCAACTGGCTTTTTATCGATGCCGCCATCCTGGAGGACTATGCCGTGGAAGAGGGTTTTGAGTTTGAACTGCTGTATGAGGGCGAGCACGGCAATTACCTGGCGCGCCTCTGGCTTTCATAG
- a CDS encoding YihY/virulence factor BrkB family protein, with protein sequence MKKSFKTNWEITKQTCKDFIDDNPLDYAAIIGFYTIFSLPAVLIITIRIAGAVFGEEAVRGQVVDQIGGVVGRNSAEQIQSIIENASRSDATTIGTIVGVATMIFTATTVFVALQDSINAIWEVKAKPEKGWWKLVVDRVLSLALVVSLGFLLLVSLSVDIVMGVIYDYLREQLTGVAVYLVTVGNVIISVLVCVLIFATIFKVLPDAKTKWSHVWIGASVTAILFVIGKYILNIYFQHDPLADTYGAAGSLVLILVWVYYASVIFLFGAEFTQVYARVHDRGIKPQDNAVKVEKKEIETDG encoded by the coding sequence ATGAAAAAATCATTCAAGACCAACTGGGAGATAACGAAGCAAACCTGTAAGGACTTTATTGACGATAATCCGCTGGATTATGCGGCCATCATTGGCTTCTACACCATCTTTTCGCTTCCGGCGGTGCTCATCATCACCATCCGGATTGCGGGGGCCGTGTTTGGCGAGGAGGCGGTGCGCGGGCAGGTGGTGGACCAGATTGGCGGCGTGGTGGGCCGCAACAGCGCAGAGCAAATCCAGAGCATCATCGAGAACGCCAGCCGGTCAGACGCCACCACCATCGGCACCATCGTGGGCGTTGCCACAATGATTTTCACGGCCACCACCGTTTTTGTGGCCCTGCAGGATTCAATCAATGCCATATGGGAGGTAAAGGCCAAGCCGGAAAAGGGCTGGTGGAAACTGGTGGTGGACCGGGTGCTCTCGCTGGCGCTGGTAGTCAGCCTCGGTTTTCTGCTGCTGGTGTCCCTGTCGGTTGATATCGTGATGGGGGTGATATACGATTACCTGCGGGAGCAACTGACAGGCGTTGCCGTATATCTGGTAACGGTCGGAAACGTAATCATCTCCGTACTGGTGTGTGTGCTTATTTTCGCTACCATCTTCAAGGTGCTGCCCGACGCCAAGACGAAGTGGAGCCACGTGTGGATAGGCGCCTCCGTCACGGCTATCCTGTTCGTCATCGGCAAATACATCCTGAACATCTACTTTCAGCACGATCCGCTGGCGGACACGTACGGTGCGGCGGGCTCCCTGGTCCTCATCCTGGTGTGGGTATACTATGCGTCTGTCATCTTCCTGTTCGGGGCGGAGTTCACGCAGGTGTACGCCCGCGTCCACGACCGGGGCATCAAACCGCAGGACAACGCTGTGAAAGTAGAAAAGAAGGAGATAGAGACGGACGGTTGA